One segment of Streptomyces sp. TG1A-8 DNA contains the following:
- a CDS encoding ATP-binding protein translates to MATVELRFSALPEHVRTARLVAAAVARRAGVDEAVLDEVRLAVGEACSRAVGLHRSGGITAPVKVALIEEEKQFSIEVGDEAPHAVPAERVAGGPSADADVEAEEDEMGLAVISGLVDDVEVTTGENGGLIRMRWPTAPPATALV, encoded by the coding sequence ATGGCCACCGTTGAACTCCGCTTCAGCGCGCTGCCCGAGCACGTCCGGACCGCCCGGCTGGTGGCGGCGGCGGTGGCGCGCAGGGCCGGGGTGGACGAGGCCGTACTGGACGAGGTCCGCCTGGCCGTCGGAGAGGCCTGTTCCCGTGCCGTCGGTCTGCACCGCAGCGGCGGCATCACGGCACCTGTGAAGGTGGCGTTGATCGAGGAGGAGAAACAGTTCTCCATCGAGGTCGGTGACGAGGCCCCGCACGCCGTGCCCGCCGAACGGGTGGCGGGCGGTCCGTCCGCGGACGCGGACGTGGAGGCCGAGGAGGACGAGATGGGTCTCGCGGTCATCAGCGGTCTCGTCGACGACGTGGAGGTCACCACGGGCGAGAACGGCGGTCTGATCCGCATGCGCTGGCCCACCGCCCCGCCGGCCACCGCACTCGTCTGA
- the bldG gene encoding anti-sigma factor antagonist BldG, whose amino-acid sequence MDLSLSTRTVGDRTVVEVGGEIDVYTAPKLREQLVELVNDGNFHLVVDMEGVDFLDSTGLGVLVGGLKRVRAHEGSLRLVCNQERILKIFRITGLTKVFPIHTSVEEAVAATD is encoded by the coding sequence GTGGACCTGTCCCTGTCGACCCGTACCGTCGGCGATCGTACGGTCGTCGAGGTCGGTGGCGAAATCGATGTATACACCGCGCCCAAGCTGCGCGAGCAGCTGGTCGAGCTGGTGAACGACGGGAATTTCCACCTCGTCGTGGACATGGAGGGCGTGGACTTCCTCGACTCCACCGGGCTCGGCGTGCTGGTCGGCGGTCTGAAGCGAGTGCGTGCCCACGAGGGCTCGCTGCGCCTGGTCTGCAACCAGGAGCGCATTCTGAAGATCTTCCGCATCACCGGTCTCACCAAGGTGTTCCCGATTCACACCTCGGTCGAGGAAGCGGTGGCGGCCACCGACTGA